The Chelatococcus sp. HY11 genome includes a window with the following:
- a CDS encoding AraC family transcriptional regulator, translating into MNNTSEAVTVHASQTSGPDPLSGTGEGEANAGTARVTADPVVKRMSGALDTVGRRDDELSSVMADALRLAIVTRVLSLRAAEPAQRPADHARKPRPEKSGLQKWRFKRVVDYVSANLGEPITLQDMASVAGLSRMHFAAQFRIATGTRPHEFLLRQRVERAQEMMASSDTPLVAIALDVGFQTQAHFTSVFKRITGETPHRWRGRKELEQARV; encoded by the coding sequence ATGAACAACACGTCCGAAGCCGTAACGGTTCACGCCAGTCAGACCTCCGGGCCAGATCCGTTGTCCGGCACCGGCGAGGGCGAAGCCAACGCCGGGACGGCGCGCGTCACCGCCGATCCGGTCGTCAAGCGGATGTCTGGAGCACTTGATACCGTTGGCCGGCGTGACGACGAACTCTCCAGCGTGATGGCGGACGCGTTGCGGCTCGCCATCGTCACACGCGTGCTGAGCCTTCGCGCCGCCGAGCCAGCGCAACGCCCGGCAGATCACGCGCGAAAGCCCCGGCCTGAAAAATCCGGCCTTCAGAAATGGCGCTTCAAGCGGGTCGTCGACTATGTCAGCGCCAATCTGGGCGAACCGATCACGCTGCAGGACATGGCGTCGGTCGCGGGTCTCAGCCGCATGCATTTCGCGGCGCAGTTTCGCATTGCCACCGGCACACGCCCGCATGAATTTCTCCTCCGCCAGAGGGTCGAGCGCGCGCAGGAAATGATGGCATCGAGCGATACTCCACTTGTCGCCATCGCCCTGGATGTCGGCTTTCAGACACAGGCGCATTTCACGAGTGTCTTCAAGAGAATAACCGGCGAGACGCCCCACCGCTGGCGCGGACGGAAAGAGCTCGAGCAGGCGCGGGTGTAG